The window tccacgacttggcgtcttcgacagccgtccgcctccttggttttgtggcgcaaaccaagaaacccgtcttccgtcgccgcttgcgccctcgatccaggagtggacgccacagctgccgcccggtccgagctccggtcccggcagcccttcaccaccgtccaccgcacggtccatcggccacagcacctccacggcagctccccgtcgacactcgacgcccgtgtacctgcaatccaaagaccaagcgcacgatcacaccgcacggttgacaattcactcatcacaagcaggatagagtactcaacattcctcaatctctcccttgatgagtgcattgtcaacacaccacctgaaagcagagaagtgataaaaagataAGCAAGAAAGCGAAGAAcccaagcaagtgacaaaaagctcagaaagacacgaacagtcacttactcaagcacagatcgattccctaagacaagggcaacggctcgacacaatcgatcaaaagccaaaacatgaatCCTCAAAGACAGatgtaacgctcgacgcagtcatgctggaagtggagggaaaacaaagaaaaccagaagccaaaaccaaagcagacactccccaagcaaagttcTTCcatctcacaagtgcaactctcccaaaatgatgcactctcaaaaccctgtgcacaacaagtttttcaaaaaaatcaaacaagtctcccccttgttcgatcacttctcccaaaattctccaccttgttggcacatgcacacatcaagcctaaaatgacctaaagctccccctgaagttgaaactccccctgatCAGATGCCATgccatgaatgcaatgcaggaggtgtaagtgaaagcattcagggatacaaggatatgagcaacatctagtgacaagcatgtgtgcatccataaacaagacctgcatctagctcaacagggtatatcaaatcagtcttgagctaggcaagttcagtttagaaGAAACAACAGCATCACCcaagatctagcactaacaagtagggaatggaaagcagtgctaattaaactcatacaggtgagccaaactcagccaaaacaagttgccgacatttatttttcaatcaaatttatggcaatcaattcttaatgtcaggggttgaaagcttgtcatgctttacttagcaacgaggctaAGCCTAtgtcaaagacaatcagaagcttaaaacactcatttcagtcatgcacagccttacccgggttctcacaagtgcaaagtgagccgtcccgaaagctcgatcagtgcgacaagcaatcccacctggatcttttcaatccatttcaagaacaagttcaagcaattttatcagatttagatcatttcaagtatgaattgctgaacgaaaagctacactagcatgaataagatagcaaagcatatcaacacgccctaacatgctagtagccaagacagggtgatcatgttttcagattttcaaatcaaaatagcttaactcagatgatgtcatatacacagtggagcaagttatacatgatcaagtttatcaactcacactagcaggcactagaagatcatagcaatgtatacaagaatgctagtgcaagtgagacaattcaaaatgcaaacatgtacaatgcatatgcacaatgcaactaaccaagctaaaacttaagagaaagacaaagaaaagccAAAAGCTAAGCAACTGAAGAATTCAGCAAATACAACGGCTCAAAGACACACAAGACTAGAccaaatggatccaactgagtaccatgGAAAATGCAACAATTAGAAAACCACAAGTCCATCCTGAGATGAAAACGTACAAGCCGAATGCTCACATACCTCGATGAAGATCCTgctggacctagagcatagcaagctcgaggtcacctcccctACGTCCTCAGCGGATCCATCTTCTGCTCGAACAGGTTCTTGTAGAGGTGAAAGATCGAAGTGGAAGTAGTGGTACTGGATCGTCCTCCTGAGCTGAGGTAGTCGAAGCAGAAGGGGCCggagcctgcagccggcgcagtaactccagatcatcatcggcacctgaggtagagctccccctcaacaAGTGATACCTAGCACAAGAGAAGCTAGGACACCAGGAAATAGCAAACACCAAAGATACAGAGCAAAACTCAAGCAAACggttaggtgttagtcaagctacatgcaaaagtataccaaaagacactctagaacaTATCAAGACAGAAGATATTCCTAGAAAAGTCTAAAGGAACTCAATAGTAAGAACCAATGTAGCTAGACGATACGAAGGAGATACTTGAGCTAGCAACCAGAACTAAGAAGCAAAAGCTACACAAGCATAGGAAACTGGACAAAGCACACACCCTGAGCTAGCAAGAAACATGACAATATGAAAACCACAAAACTAGCATACAGAGTGGCTAGTCCACCATAGCACAAGTACAGACCTAGCAAGCAAAGTAAGTATGAGAAAAAGAATCTACAACAAGTCACAAGCAGAAAGTGTACAAAGAATTCAAGGGGCaaactcaaatgtacatatGATACACAAACCACCATGGGCTATCCATTAGCCTTGGAGAACCATCAAGTCTTGATCAAACCTGCATAAGACCAAGATCTATGGAGCACTTGTTCTCCATGCCTCCAACCTGCATCACCAACGAGACATAGGGAGAACAAACGTCTCGACActgggttagcaaagtgagaagcaaaccagtgacgagccatttgctctacagaaggatAACCAAagtcaggcaaagcgtatcccctgtcccgtctaccgcgaggctgacaAACACCatcgcgaggaaagcgtggagcctcaaaacctcctccaaagcctcggtcccgtggtccatagccgtactgaaaacgatcAGGAGCACGActggcaaagcgaccacccgctggagcacggtaaccaccaccgtctcccttgacctccacctacacggcgcgccctagcatcttacctaccaccacgccgagaaggaccatgcaaccgagcagagtacatgtccgtgttccgtctctcctgctctcttctcatagcccgcttcctccttaagcaaaactcctccaggtgaccttccttgtcacagaactcgcagtggtacctcacctcacgcttgggaggcgAAGGCCTAGCCtacggacggggaggagcagccctcttcttctgggcaatctgggctgtggcagcagggagcgtgtcgaggggattcctcagcgcattgggttttggaacccaaacctgcttctgcggaggtgctttcggtggttctttaagcacaccatccgcggggtcaacaagcgaaggctgcgtgctcgtgctagcagtgtttccagcagccttgccaatcttaccatacaatctgtcaaagtctgacttcgtgtatgtgtaacccaccccaaacccatcaccacgcttgaactgcttaatcatcatgcccaactgcggctcactgctagaaacccaactcagaaccgccctaaggtatgtgttctcattTTCTAAGTtagctttctctaccgcaagattatccaaatcagagattaaaccagggcaaacagagcagtcaataggtgggctagactctatgaccttagtctttccaaaagacttgatcaaagcgttcttctcctctagctccgacctaagcgtgggacaaatcttacaagcgccaagcaaagcaggcctagatctaagctcctctagttcacaaacaacagtagcaaatttGGAcggcaaagaagctagatcagacttgaagataggacactcatcgcattcaagcacatcaccaacaatgggagcgtccttgacaagttcaagctcatgcttggtccttggctagctcgtgagacacgtcagaaagtgaagtcttagcaacatctaaattcgcgacgttctcatcatgcttggcacggagagcaacaagatcattcatgtgagatatgcagccagcgcactcattcctcactagatttctccctagcacaagccagctcagccctaagctttctacgctctctagctgcttccttaagcggcctcttctggttgtcgagagcggtgtacaactccctaatctctgtatcaagcaggtcgatcgtggagtttacctctgaatcgctctcggatccaggagaagagccggagtgcgtcggtgtagcatgtccacccaaagacgcacgagcaccatcggcttcgcccgccatggtgcagaagctcttgcgccgaccagccgccaagcaaaggccgatgaagccggtggcttccttgtcccgcttcttcttcttgtcgtcgtcgtcagaggtcgatgaagaagagcggtcggtgtcggagctcttgtcgaggtcgctgagctgcgccaggaaggccttctcccgcttcttggccttgtactggaagcgcttcttgagcgactccttgtcgaagcgtcctctccggtcacgactgcggtgcttgtggcgccgacgctccttgttggagcctccctcgtcgcggtcgcggtggcggtggcggtagtagtcgaaggagttgttctggccaccgccggacttcttggggcaatcggcgatgaaatggttcagatcgccgcagttgtagcacccagggttcttcttcctctgtctgttgtggtagacgcgctggaacttgctgatgaggaggcacaagtcgtcgtcgcccagcgtttCCAGCTgttcatctgaaacagaaggcaaagaggcaagagaaaagccaagagcagagttagcgttagtgctcgatccaccacctgggccagtcacaagagcaacgctcttggaaggaggggcaccattgagcttggctcgtgtctggttatccacctccgtggccttgagcttgctgaaaagctcgttcacggtcagagtccaatagcctgcagactcaatgatcgtgttcaccttgagatcccacataaagcggtcaagtgcgtagagcaacttgagagccttctcgtgctctgtctactcaagggcaccagcagatctgttcgcattgactttgttcacaatcgactgaaaacgactgaacatcaagtcaatgctctcacccggctcatgtgtgaagttctcgtactcacgccggtgagtctcgaacagtctagccttcacctgaggtgtaccctcgtggtagttctcaaggcacgtccaaattttgtgggcttcttgaaaaccctggacgcgtgagaactccgcacgagaaacgccagcgaacaaggcattgactgGCCTTGgcattagcctcgtgctgggtcacctggagaggtgtggtccgaacagcaagcacctcgtaaagctggttcgtggtaatctcccagacatcggctcccatgctctgcaggaaggctctcatgcgaaccttccagtaggcatagtcctcgctggaaaacaccgggatcttaccaagattcgccatggtcgccaagtggttttcgaaccggttaaggtactgaaaacctcaaccaagctctgataccagttgagggaccgaagccggcgactagaggggggtgaatgggagctgatccaaatttcttcgaaattcgaatcgtcggcctatgtcccaaaatcgcccaagccctcaagcgttctgaccaaagtttggagtagccattgaaaagctaaaccaacacagaagacctcgaacgagcgaacgaaaccacgaagcaaatcggaagcgaatcggaaaaactgcagaactgatctgcctggaccggtctgaccggtcgagtctgttcaaaaactagaagatcggtctgaccggtcttgcctaccggtctgactggtggcacccagaaaacccccgaaaacttggattcaaacgatgaatctcaaccaaacgaccacgaaaattgatgaaacttggggattgcttcgcccctaccctgtgaacatatccccaagagatctcgtcctaaataTCAAAGAATCTCGAGAATTCTGggggagatcaagaaggattggggttttctcaaaaactcaagaaattCAATTCAAAAGAGCTCGTGGTTCTAGAGGGTTTGGGACAGGATCAGAAGCACGAGAATCACAACAAAGAGCTCGTAAAATCCTAGCaatcatgtgcaccaaaaacgaaatataaatccatcacacaagggcacaaaaactagggaattggattgattcaaaagcccagagggcacaaggaggatggggcctcctttcccaatcaaatccaatacaaagtctcacaaatctataatcaaaacctactctaaagagaggaacagagggagggagacacaggggcggcggcctggagaattAATGAGTCCACGAAcaaaatacaaaagccgcaattaacctaacacaagtaaaggggtatttatacccgcgggaccggtcagaccggtacgctggaccggtcagaccggttggttagaccggtcagaccggtgccagggaccggtcagatcggttggcctgcagcaccccctgtacacgatctcatccgacggccgaggttctttcttcaaaacgaagtcttctccgcgatgccgccatcttgatgaagatcaggtccgcggttttgaacggtccgcgaaacccgggtaggtgtccggttttgagaaaaccgccaaaacctcacgcgcgggaagattcccgcctccacgccatggccctagacgccgttcccacctcggccttctgacggccctagacgccgcccgacgcccgtcacctcctcgcccgcagcgaggccctacgccgtcgacgtccgtcgcctccgtcagtcccgagaccgacgcccgtgcctccacgacttggcgtcttcgaccgccgtccgcctccttgtttttgtggcgcaaaccaagaaacccgccttccgtcaccgcttgcgccctcgatccaggagtggacgccacagctgccgcccggtccgagctccggtcccggctgcccttcaccgccgtccactgcacggtccatcggccacagcacctccacggcagctccccgtcgacactcatccccgtgtacctgcaatccaaagaccaagcgcacgatcacaccgcacggttgacaattcactcatcacaagtagaatagagtactcaacattcctcatgaATAACTGTTTAGCTCCCCGGTAGTTCTACTTCTGTTAATTGAACGGTAGATGATGGTGCTGAGGTCATTTTTAACTATGGTTGCAGAGTGGTATTCCACATGAAACTGTGAAACATTACCAAGACGTGGAATCAGAGAAGACAGGTAATATCTTGTTGATTGATCATTACTTCCTATGGTACACCATAATTTGTTTTTGAGGAAACAGTAGGAGCTTGGCTCCTACTGATCCATGGTTGTTTACAAAGCATCTCTGTAGAAGGGGAAACGcatctatatatatacacaaaGCAAACAAAAGAAACAAGTGTTATTTACAACAGCAGAAGAGGAAAAGAGAAGAGGAGGCCTAGCCTAGTTGATCTTGCCATATTTATATGAACTGGAAGTATCTCTGTTTTGCCCTATGCATAAGCAAGGCAAAATCATGTCTAAATTTTGCTTTAACTGCTGCAACTGATGGGGCCTCCCTATTGAATATGAAATCATGTCTTGTTGTCCAAACACATCATGAAAGAAGGATCACTATTTCCATGTAGAAGGGCGCCTCCATGTTATGCAAAACTTGTGCAAGATCTCGAACGGGCACACCATGATTCAATTGCTCGAGAAAACAAACAATCCATGGTTCAAATTCCCATACCCCAATCCAGGAAAGGCCATGCATGACACcttgttggaatataagtgaattgcccacttctccccatcagcttaagcttttgggttaaactggtcggtgcatgcaactcattatggtatcaaagccagagGTCTCAAATTCAAATCCTGGTTAgcgaaataaaataaaataattgttgCTCGCTCCTATTCCACGTCTGAGGCTTGAGGGAGCCTCcacgtgagggggagtgttggaatataagtgaattgcgcacctctccccatcagtttaagcttttgggttgaactgtcggtgcatgcaactcagtACACCTGCATGTCATCTCACATACAATTTTTGTACTCCCTTTCTACAAGAAAAGGTCATCTAAAGTGGCACCTGTTTTCCTCAAGCACTATATGCAGAGATATACAAGGAGCAATCTCTGCCTATGTCTCTAATCTGTATTTCAAATTCAGTTAGGTACTTTATTATATGATAGTTCTGTGCTCATGCTTGCATGCATAAACATAATACCATCAgcttttatttatcaatattgcCTGGCTTCCATTGCTGTAATTTTATTATTGGCTACATTTACATATTCATTGAATACAAATGTATGGATTATGTGTTtagatcatttttttttgtttcaagcAGGGGTCCCACCTTGCAAGAAGAGTCGACACAGCTTCAATGAGTGCAGTAGTTTAAAAAATCTTGAAAGGACCAAATGCAGATGGTCACCAGAGGAAAGTTTTTAGGACTATAGTTTTTATCATTCATGCTGTTTATCTTTGCATTCCATCTTGTCTACCAAGAGAAATAAACTGATTTTCCTTCCAGGAAGATGAGCTACTCACTCAATTGGTAAACAAACATGGGACCAAAAACTGGCAAACTATTGCATGTGCTTTACCTGACcgaaatgcacatgcatgctTATCAAGGTAGCTTAATATTTGCaccatattatattttttttaaaaaaattatgaatgtgAAAAACTTTGCTCCATTTTGTCTTGAATCACTACATTCGAAATGTTATATCCTCTTATTCTAAAACAAAACGTCGGCCAACCTAAGAGGAACTAGGCGGCATTGTATAAAAAGAAATGGGCAGCCAAATTTGACCTAGAGGACTCGAATCTTGGTAGTGGAGGTGTACACCCACTCCTTCCACCAATTGAGCTATGCTTATTTCCTCGTATCCTATTGTTTTGATCATTTAGTAGGCTATGCTTTGCTTGCATTTCCATGACAAGGTGCTGTGACCACCATAGCAATATTTACTCAGCAGCTGCCAGCTTGCCACATTGTCATCCAAAAACTGTTCTATGCTGCATCTGACTAGCTGGCAGCATGGCATAGCCTTCTTGTTGATATAGTTACATGTTATGGCTACTGCTAGTTTAACCTTATTCAGATTTCTCCAAGTAACAACCCAGATGGTTGCTTGTGACAAATCACAAAAAGTTCTTAGGAATCCTGATTCTCTGTATATTGCAATGCAACTTCTGCATTAGAAACTATTTTTGGAATACCTCTGTTGCTACTGTAAACATAGTTGTTTGGCACCTTATACAATCTTTTCAACACTCATGCCTCTTCAGGACTTATCTAGGAAAGGCTGTAAggctcaaaaggaaaaaaaaacaaatctttACTCCAAATTTCTTCCAGACCTCATGCCCTGGAAATTGTTTACACTATTAATTTAATCATTGTTATAAATTAGAAGCCTTAATGAATTTTATCCGTAGTGGTGTCAGAATGTCCTTTATATCATTTGACCATCTGCATTCAAATTCATTAGCTACATAGTGTTTTTCCATTTTTGTGCTGATGGACATTTAATACAGATGGAAATACATTCTAGACCCAGCAATAAACAAAGAGGCTTGGTCGCAACAAGAGGAGCTAAGATTGATTCGTGCACATCAAATATACGGAAACAAGTGGTGCAAAATGGCCAAACATTTCCCAGGGAGGTATGATTGGATGGTCTCGCACCCACCTCTCTCTATATTAGCTACTAGAGTCTGTGCTTTGCTTTGAGGGGCACTGGCAAGAAGCTTTTTGGCCACCTGTTGTCTGTTGACTTTCATTATTCCCTTAGTGAGAACTCATTATGCATCTACCCTCTGCAAACTACTGTGATGGTGGCACTAAAATTTTTGACATGGTGTACAACCAGGACAAATAATGCACTCAAAGAACACTGGAGGGGTTCTATGAAAAGAAAACTGGATTCATATTTAGCCTCAGGATTGCTCGAACAAGTTCCCGACCTTCATGAAAATCTATCAATTCCACAGAGCAATCAGTCAGATATTCCAAAGGACAGCAAAGTTTCATCTGATAGAATTCGATTTTCATCAATTATATCGACAAGGTCCAAATTTAAACAAAAGATCAGAGAACTAAGTGAAGATGCTGATGCTTCAGTAGGAGAAAGCTCTGACTTCATCTATGCTAAAGCATTTGATGCCCATTCAACCAGAGTCTCTGAAAATATAATAGCTAAACCGCAGAAGTGTGCGACAGCGAGAAAGAAACTGGATTTGGTGTCAAGCCCAGTGAAGCTCAAGGTGCGTGCTGCTGCCAAGGCTTTGTTGTTTTTTTGTGCACTTCGTATCTTTTTGGTCGTTAGAATGAATATGCAGTTCTAGGTAACTGATAAGTTTTATACTGGTTTATTTATATCAAACTGCAAAGAAAGGCCTTTGTTAGTTCATGATTTTAAGGCTGCAGCAATTCTAGACCAACTGCTGTGTTACTGTAGTACATAACCCTAACTGACGAAGAGCATGCATTTTAACTCATTGTCAAAAGCTTATTGTGTATGGATCTCTTGCTGTAATAAGAACATCTATGCCTGCTTATGCTTTCACTTGTATGCATCTTCTGCTGTAATAAATCTTAATCTTGTTACTAATTTCCGATCCAACTAAATAATTTGTTAGCACTTAATTTTTGGTAGTTTCGTAACTTGTGTTAATATACTGATATCCCAGTGCTTATGTCTGTTTTAACTATGGATGCAGAgtgatgtaccacctgaaactGTCAAACAACATTGTCAAGAAATTGAATCAGAAAAGACAGGTAGTAGTTAGAATGCATCTTCATTACCGGTTGGTCATTTCCCCAACTTAGTGGGGGGATTTTTTTCATGGTGATGATTAAAATAGTTGGAGATTCATTTACTGTACTTCAGATATCCCTGTTTATGCACGCAAAGCTGACTTTACTAATTACTACTAGTTGCGTCTATCAGGCTCAACAGCCccacccttttttctttttgcggaAGGCACTTGGGTCAATTCAAGTCCTTATTTCACATGTAGTTGGGTACTTAGCATTGTTGTTTTCATGTAGTTACTTCTCGGTTCTTGCATCATTATGATTATATTGCTGTTCCTGTTATAGATACATCATGGTTAGCTTTCATATAATACTATCATAAGCCCTCCTATAGGTTAAATTTGATTACTTGTTACATTCACATCTTTGTAGAATAGAAGTGTAGAGCTTATGTATTTAGATTTGGCTTTATTTGAAGCAGAGGGCCCACCATGCAAGAAAAATGGCTACTGCTTCAAGCAGGGAAGTACTTTAAAAAATTCTGAAAGGACCAAAGGCAGATGGTTAGCAGAGGAAAGTTGTTATCCACCACAGCTTTGACTAACCATGTCAACTTAGGTTTGTTCCAGCATGCTCACTGAGAAAAAGAAATTGTATTTTCCTGCAGGAAGATGAAATGCTCACTAAAATGGTTACCAAGCATGGGCTGAAAAGCTGGCAAACTATTGCATCTGCCATACCTGGTCGAAATGCACAACAATGCCGAATAAGGTAATTAACTATTGTTTTATGGTACTGAACTGTTTGTTGCTTTTTGTAGTTCTAGATGTGACAATTTTTATTTAGTTGATCTTAACTTAGCGTCTTGTATAGGTAACATCCTTTTGTGTTCATCATTTTTGTTGCCTATGTTTAGCTTGCATGACCATTACAATCTGCTGGAACCACCATGCAATCGTCAGCCTACCACTGTTCTACTCTGAAGATGCACCTCTGTCAATACATTTGCTCACTTTTAACTTGAACTTataaaggcgacatgtccagcaactgagtgtagcagagatgcggatgttgcggtggttttgcgggcacacaaggagggatagagtccggaacgaagttattcgggatagggtcggggtggcaccaattgaggagaaacttacccagcatcggctgagatggtttggacatgtccaacgaaagcctcctgaggcgccggtgcgtaatggggtttttgagcgggtcgataatgtaaagagggtagaggtagacctaaactgacgtgggatgagtcggttaagagagaccttaaggattggaatatctctaaagagatagctttggatatgaGCGCTtgaagactagctatcaatgtgcctgaaccttgaacttatttctttcgggtttcatctctagtctaccccaacttgcttgggaaaaaaaatgctatgttgttgttgttgttgttgttgtaacttGAACTTATAAAGATTTTGATCTCGAGCAAAAAACTGGATGTTtgctcctctttttttttcttgaacacgcAGGAGAACTACATGTTATTGCATTAAGAAGAAAGAATAAGTTACAGAAGTTTGTAGGGTTTTTAGTATTACACTTGCGCCTTTGAACAACTTTGACTGCCAAAGCAAGCTCTGCTCTTGGCCCTATAGGCGACTACTGCACTGAGCTCCTCGGCTCCGGCACCAAAGGTGCACG is drawn from Panicum virgatum strain AP13 chromosome 1N, P.virgatum_v5, whole genome shotgun sequence and contains these coding sequences:
- the LOC120655342 gene encoding transcription factor MYB86-like isoform X3, encoding MEQSSGGMPRQRRDVSSTSHSGNSNAVAEDMSGIPHETVKHYQDVESEKTGVPPCKKSRHSFNECSSLKNLERTKCRWSPEENELLTQLVNKHGTKNWQTIACALPDRNAHACLSRWKYILDPAINKEAWSQQEELRLIRAHQIYGNKWCKMAKHFPGRTNNALKEHWRGSMKRKLDSYLASGLLEQVPDLHENLSIPQSNQSDIPKDSKVSSDRIRFSSIISTRSKFKQKIRELSEDADASVGESSDFIYAKAFDAHSTRVSENIIAKPQKCATARKKLDLVSSPVKLKSDVPPETVKQHCQEIESEKTEGPPCKKNGYCFKQGSTLKNSERTKGRWLAEENEMLTKMVTKHGLKSWQTIASAIPGRNAQQCRISLHDHYNLLEPPCNRQPTTVLL
- the LOC120655342 gene encoding uncharacterized protein LOC120655342 isoform X1 — encoded protein: MEQSSGGMPRQRRDVSSTSHSGNSNAVAEDMSGIPHETVKHYQDVESEKTGVPPCKKSRHSFNECSSLKNLERTKCRWSPEENELLTQLVNKHGTKNWQTIACALPDRNAHACLSRWKYILDPAINKEAWSQQEELRLIRAHQIYGNKWCKMAKHFPGRTNNALKEHWRGSMKRKLDSYLASGLLEQVPDLHENLSIPQSNQSDIPKDSKVSSDRIRFSSIISTRSKFKQKIRELSEDADASVGESSDFIYAKAFDAHSTRVSENIIAKPQKCATARKKLDLVSSPVKLKSDVPPETVKQHCQEIESEKTEGPPCKKNGYCFKQGSTLKNSERTKGRWLAEENEMLTKMVTKHGLKSWQTIASAIPGRNAQQCRIRWTRSLDPAINKEDWSEQEELKLIRAHQIYGSQWLKMVKHFPGRTNHALKEHWRGRMKGKLNYYLASGMLEQIPDLQENLSVPEGSHSEIPKDGQGSSERNRPTSLPLRPKSKSDLSELDENAYTSEDESSDCMFPKGLDADSAKVSEKVMAKSKQRARARRKLDFLSTPVELKVCTAAASCQRPPPKMEQTIPASDNSSPSDACQDIPQNTASERVVVIPTAASNPHNDVHSWAAPDPCSPEIHKANASDPLDLSYCDDSIIDSPPYLHGSSFI
- the LOC120655342 gene encoding uncharacterized protein LOC120655342 isoform X2 encodes the protein MEQSSGGMPRQRDVSSTSHSGNSNAVAEDMSGIPHETVKHYQDVESEKTGVPPCKKSRHSFNECSSLKNLERTKCRWSPEENELLTQLVNKHGTKNWQTIACALPDRNAHACLSRWKYILDPAINKEAWSQQEELRLIRAHQIYGNKWCKMAKHFPGRTNNALKEHWRGSMKRKLDSYLASGLLEQVPDLHENLSIPQSNQSDIPKDSKVSSDRIRFSSIISTRSKFKQKIRELSEDADASVGESSDFIYAKAFDAHSTRVSENIIAKPQKCATARKKLDLVSSPVKLKSDVPPETVKQHCQEIESEKTEGPPCKKNGYCFKQGSTLKNSERTKGRWLAEENEMLTKMVTKHGLKSWQTIASAIPGRNAQQCRIRWTRSLDPAINKEDWSEQEELKLIRAHQIYGSQWLKMVKHFPGRTNHALKEHWRGRMKGKLNYYLASGMLEQIPDLQENLSVPEGSHSEIPKDGQGSSERNRPTSLPLRPKSKSDLSELDENAYTSEDESSDCMFPKGLDADSAKVSEKVMAKSKQRARARRKLDFLSTPVELKVCTAAASCQRPPPKMEQTIPASDNSSPSDACQDIPQNTASERVVVIPTAASNPHNDVHSWAAPDPCSPEIHKANASDPLDLSYCDDSIIDSPPYLHGSSFI